A genome region from Rhizobium jaguaris includes the following:
- a CDS encoding sensor domain-containing protein — MSGKAIHTSRPAFKRLDIQSAKSFEKAQHANNLVQATAVDSKKSDQILYLPTANLASWSFDIATGDLWWSAELEWFFNQFPQQADRQHMRATIRAELAPWLQGIALRAVAAQGDQWPELKLQVRMPDNSSKMLQFLCHRGGHQRHSGILTGIAYELDSAGQRERLFREAFEFGPFGAAIIDSHGHFLRVNAAFARLLGYTREEFSRRSANEITPAGDISLDREAMRALLRAGNGRAAIFKQYLHRDGHLIDAQVEFAIISGDVAQPDETLCFLVFVQDLTELRKTQAELYTSQIRSELALASTGIGIWEWNGNQNGAFYSPRTCEILDVELKELFSDESLLASIHLDDIKDYVESRMQHTNGDTPLHRAEIRIRQRNGSYKWVEDIGKILERDEQGRPLRVVGTLLDIHDRKAMEETLKRQSCEIASLVEHSPDGMIRYDCELRRLHANPAMRRFLRGIDPKDVIGLPATEDDITGIPTDYLDTLRSVLRTGQEADLETSYISSSGSHNWLHAHFTPEINADGKVSTVLVVMRDITEAVSHREDIEKLAYRDSLTGLPNRAWFNRVFETTLADAEAKNVQFALVILDLDNFKDVNDTLGHAAGDQLLCEVAQRLSVELRQSDTFARLGGDEFAIFLQNVGHRQNVSEITNRLLAAIARPFHMEGRDMLVSGSLGIACYPDDGASPRDLFAHADAALYEAKARGRNNFQYYDEALTARARLRVNLGNASHTACANKELELYYQPKVDLSSGEIIGAEALLRWRHPELGLLMPDSFIPITEENGTIVEIGDWVIRTAAQTAVDWNSKRLKPLKIAVNLSPRQFKQNDLAKQIEIALTQTSCRAEWLECEITESLLLNDEPGVQTTLQKLRAMGLSVAIDDFGTGHSALAYLSRFPIDVLKIDRSFIAQMGKNDRGTELVKAFTSIADALGMTTVAEGIETNEQAASLNGFGCEIGQGYFFGKPVALHDFNKHFL; from the coding sequence ATGAGTGGAAAAGCCATCCATACATCTCGCCCGGCCTTCAAACGCTTGGATATTCAGTCGGCCAAGTCATTTGAAAAGGCGCAACATGCCAATAACTTGGTTCAGGCAACTGCCGTCGATAGTAAAAAAAGCGACCAGATTTTATATCTGCCGACAGCCAACTTGGCTTCTTGGTCATTTGACATCGCAACGGGTGATCTATGGTGGTCCGCCGAACTCGAATGGTTTTTCAACCAGTTTCCACAGCAAGCCGATCGGCAGCACATGCGGGCCACTATACGTGCAGAGCTGGCGCCATGGCTGCAAGGAATCGCCCTCCGCGCTGTCGCGGCGCAAGGCGATCAATGGCCAGAGCTCAAACTGCAGGTTAGAATGCCCGATAATTCTAGCAAAATGCTTCAATTCCTGTGTCATAGGGGCGGACATCAGCGCCACTCGGGGATTCTGACGGGTATCGCATATGAACTGGACAGCGCAGGTCAGCGCGAGCGGCTTTTCCGCGAAGCATTCGAATTTGGGCCGTTCGGCGCGGCAATTATCGATTCACATGGTCACTTTTTAAGAGTAAATGCGGCATTCGCAAGGCTGTTGGGCTATACTCGTGAGGAGTTTTCCAGACGGTCCGCCAACGAAATCACGCCCGCTGGCGATATTAGTCTCGATCGAGAGGCCATGCGGGCCCTTCTGCGAGCGGGCAACGGACGGGCCGCGATCTTCAAGCAATACCTCCATCGCGACGGGCATCTCATCGATGCTCAGGTCGAGTTTGCGATCATCTCGGGCGACGTCGCACAGCCCGACGAAACTCTGTGCTTCCTTGTATTTGTGCAGGACCTCACGGAGCTCCGGAAGACGCAGGCCGAGTTATATACGTCTCAGATTCGTTCCGAACTAGCGCTTGCAAGTACCGGAATCGGCATATGGGAATGGAACGGCAACCAAAATGGGGCATTCTACTCACCACGCACCTGCGAAATCCTCGACGTCGAGTTGAAGGAACTTTTCTCTGACGAAAGCTTACTTGCCAGCATCCATCTAGACGATATCAAGGATTATGTTGAGAGCCGGATGCAACATACGAACGGCGATACTCCTCTGCATAGAGCTGAAATCCGTATTCGACAACGAAATGGGTCATACAAGTGGGTCGAGGATATTGGCAAGATCCTCGAACGCGATGAACAGGGTCGGCCGCTCCGGGTGGTGGGAACGCTCCTAGATATTCATGACCGCAAGGCCATGGAGGAAACACTGAAGCGGCAATCCTGCGAAATCGCTTCTCTCGTGGAACACTCCCCTGATGGTATGATTCGTTATGATTGCGAACTTCGCCGACTGCATGCCAATCCTGCGATGCGCCGCTTTCTGAGGGGAATTGATCCAAAGGATGTCATCGGTCTCCCTGCGACCGAAGACGATATCACAGGGATTCCCACTGACTATCTTGACACGCTGCGATCGGTCCTGAGGACCGGCCAAGAAGCCGACCTGGAGACGAGTTATATATCCTCGTCCGGATCACACAATTGGTTGCATGCCCACTTTACACCGGAAATCAATGCCGATGGCAAGGTGTCGACCGTTCTCGTAGTGATGCGCGATATTACAGAAGCCGTTTCGCACCGGGAGGACATAGAGAAGCTTGCGTATCGCGATTCCCTTACCGGACTTCCCAACAGGGCCTGGTTCAATCGCGTCTTTGAAACCACACTTGCTGATGCTGAAGCCAAGAATGTGCAATTCGCGTTGGTCATACTGGATCTCGACAATTTCAAGGACGTGAACGATACACTAGGCCATGCGGCAGGCGATCAGCTCCTGTGCGAGGTCGCCCAGCGTCTCTCTGTCGAGCTGCGGCAATCCGATACTTTTGCCCGTCTTGGCGGCGACGAATTCGCGATCTTTCTGCAGAACGTGGGACACCGGCAAAATGTATCGGAAATCACCAACCGGCTGTTGGCGGCGATTGCCCGCCCTTTCCATATGGAGGGTCGCGATATGCTAGTATCGGGCAGTCTGGGGATAGCCTGCTATCCCGACGATGGCGCCTCCCCTCGCGATCTCTTTGCACACGCAGACGCCGCCCTGTATGAGGCGAAGGCGCGAGGCCGCAACAATTTTCAGTATTACGATGAAGCGCTTACCGCCCGAGCGAGGCTACGGGTGAACCTTGGTAACGCCTCGCACACAGCATGTGCCAACAAAGAGCTGGAACTCTATTACCAGCCGAAGGTGGACCTCTCGTCTGGCGAGATTATTGGTGCCGAGGCATTACTGCGCTGGCGGCATCCTGAGCTTGGACTTCTGATGCCCGATTCCTTCATCCCCATCACTGAGGAAAATGGAACCATCGTTGAGATTGGCGATTGGGTTATTCGAACAGCCGCGCAAACGGCTGTCGACTGGAACTCCAAGCGTCTGAAGCCCTTGAAAATTGCCGTCAACCTTTCGCCCCGGCAGTTCAAGCAGAACGATCTCGCGAAACAGATCGAAATTGCCTTAACGCAGACTAGTTGCCGAGCAGAATGGTTGGAGTGTGAGATCACCGAAAGCTTGCTACTCAATGACGAGCCCGGTGTTCAAACGACGCTGCAAAAGCTGCGGGCGATGGGGCTGAGCGTTGCTATTGACGATTTCGGGACTGGCCATTCGGCTCTTGCTTACCTCAGTCGTTTTCCGATCGACGTTCTGAAGATTGACCGTTCCTTCATAGCTCAAATGGGGAAGAATGATCGTGGAACTGAACTGGTAAAGGCTTTCACGTCGATCGCCGATGCGCTTGGAATGACCACCGTCGCCGAAGGCATCGAGACAAACGAGCAAGCTGCCAGTCTGAATGGCTTTGGCTGCGAAATCGGGCAAGGTTACTTTTTTGGGAAACCGGTAGCTTTGCATGACTTCAACAAACATTTCCTGTAA
- a CDS encoding DoxX family protein, giving the protein MENVVGTRPLAKAKTITIWVLRAVLGLAFITFAAMKLSGQPEMIAEFEQVGLGQWFRYFTGILELIGGIALLVPRISIIGAVLLLAIDVGAFIAQISVLHIDWIHTVVLGAVISLLVYLQRDGAKARLPNSR; this is encoded by the coding sequence ATGGAAAATGTTGTAGGCACCCGCCCGCTGGCCAAGGCAAAAACTATCACAATTTGGGTTTTGCGAGCCGTGCTGGGGTTAGCCTTCATCACATTCGCCGCGATGAAGCTTAGTGGTCAGCCGGAAATGATTGCCGAATTCGAGCAGGTCGGGCTCGGCCAGTGGTTCCGCTATTTCACGGGCATACTGGAATTGATCGGTGGCATCGCCCTCCTCGTGCCGCGGATTTCGATCATAGGCGCAGTGCTGCTTCTAGCGATCGACGTCGGAGCTTTCATTGCACAGATCTCTGTACTTCACATCGACTGGATCCACACCGTGGTGCTTGGGGCCGTCATTTCCTTGCTCGTTTACCTGCAGCGAGACGGTGCCAAGGCGCGCCTCCCTAACAGCCGCTGA
- a CDS encoding MBL fold metallo-hydrolase: MEALIDKPGPIEVDTIPSADWVAPLSGLLNLKHPAAIKAGLKDREEPIEIYTHLLRHPVQGAFMIDTGVSKRFVQDPKGVGVGLVIRKFAKLDRMKVRNEPLSAIQSKGVPLKGVFMTHLHFDHVSGMPDIPLDVPFYTGFGEANTKQLQNVFVQGMENKFFEGRPAIQEFQFAKDPNEKFDGVIDVFGDETLFSILTPGHTAGHVSFVARTAGGPVLLTGDACHTRWGWDHGVEPGTYTFDRVKEQKSLLALKALSERHPKMEVRLGHQP; encoded by the coding sequence ATGGAAGCTTTGATCGACAAGCCGGGACCGATCGAGGTTGACACCATCCCCAGCGCGGATTGGGTGGCTCCTCTCTCCGGATTGCTCAATCTCAAGCACCCCGCCGCCATCAAGGCCGGTCTGAAGGATCGGGAGGAACCGATAGAGATTTATACACACCTTCTGCGGCATCCGGTCCAAGGCGCGTTCATGATCGACACCGGCGTTTCAAAGCGCTTCGTGCAGGATCCCAAGGGGGTCGGGGTGGGCCTGGTGATCCGGAAGTTCGCGAAACTCGACCGGATGAAGGTTCGCAACGAACCCCTGTCTGCCATCCAGTCGAAGGGCGTTCCGCTCAAAGGCGTTTTCATGACACATCTTCATTTCGATCATGTTTCCGGCATGCCAGATATTCCGCTCGACGTACCCTTCTATACCGGCTTTGGAGAAGCCAATACCAAACAGTTGCAGAACGTCTTCGTCCAAGGGATGGAAAATAAGTTCTTTGAAGGCAGGCCCGCCATTCAGGAATTTCAATTCGCCAAGGATCCCAATGAAAAATTCGATGGCGTGATCGATGTTTTCGGTGACGAAACGCTCTTCTCCATCTTAACTCCCGGGCATACTGCCGGCCATGTTTCGTTCGTGGCCCGCACAGCCGGCGGTCCGGTTCTTTTGACCGGTGACGCCTGCCACACACGCTGGGGCTGGGACCACGGCGTTGAACCGGGAACCTATACGTTCGACCGGGTGAAGGAACAAAAGAGCTTGCTCGCCCTGAAGGCGTTGAGTGAGCGTCACCCCAAGATGGAAGTGAGGCTCGGTCATCAGCCTTAG
- a CDS encoding LysR family transcriptional regulator, protein MIDALTLDQLRVLVTVDETGSFSAAARKLRRVQSAVSHAIQTLERIHGVELYDRTRKIPKLTEAGRVLVTQARQVLRQAELFGRTARAMSAGLEAELGFTIDSMVPSEPIMGSLKGLQAEFPDLTVSLFTDGPWSAERRLRDGSAAIAIGMITPVTAQSLRAHLLTSIELIPVVAPDHPLAQTKGPATREQLSEHVQLILTDSSQSGGQSFGVVSPRVWRFIDIARRLEFILAGFGWGNMPHHLVKEYLADGRLKQIVIDDSSVTPGWLPIYAAYKRDGPLGMAASWLLSDLQGQYWPVGDKAE, encoded by the coding sequence ATGATTGACGCTCTCACCCTTGATCAGCTGCGCGTTTTGGTGACCGTCGATGAGACCGGGAGCTTCTCCGCCGCTGCGCGCAAACTTCGCCGTGTTCAATCCGCGGTTAGTCATGCGATCCAGACATTAGAACGAATTCATGGGGTCGAGTTATACGACCGCACGCGCAAGATACCCAAGCTGACGGAAGCCGGTCGTGTTTTGGTGACCCAGGCGCGTCAAGTGTTGCGCCAAGCCGAACTCTTCGGGCGGACTGCACGAGCGATGTCAGCTGGGCTGGAAGCCGAATTGGGATTCACCATCGACAGCATGGTGCCGTCGGAGCCGATAATGGGCAGTCTGAAGGGCCTCCAGGCAGAATTCCCGGATTTAACGGTTTCGCTCTTCACCGATGGGCCATGGTCTGCGGAGAGGCGTTTGCGTGACGGGAGCGCGGCCATCGCTATTGGGATGATCACGCCCGTGACTGCACAGAGCTTGAGGGCCCATCTGTTAACGTCGATCGAATTGATTCCGGTTGTCGCGCCAGACCATCCGCTCGCGCAAACAAAGGGACCGGCAACACGAGAACAATTGTCGGAGCACGTGCAATTGATTTTAACGGATTCGAGCCAGTCTGGCGGACAAAGCTTCGGCGTTGTAAGCCCAAGAGTGTGGCGGTTCATAGATATCGCCCGACGGCTTGAATTCATTCTTGCCGGCTTTGGATGGGGCAACATGCCCCATCATCTTGTAAAGGAATACCTGGCAGACGGTCGCCTCAAACAGATCGTAATCGATGACTCCTCTGTTACGCCGGGGTGGCTGCCCATCTATGCGGCATACAAGAGAGATGGACCGCTTGGGATGGCCGCCAGCTGGCTGCTGAGTGACCTGCAGGGACAGTACTGGCCGGTTGGCGACAAAGCTGAGTAG
- a CDS encoding IS630 family transposase, translating into MVGRRADIVVLSDGDRNFLESQVRRHTAPRSLSDRCRIVLLCAEGLESKDVAERLGVHEHTVGKWRRRFARDGIDGLTDEYRAGRPRTVSDAQVAEVIERTLNTTPKDATHWSIRSMAADSGLSHTTIRRIWTAFGLQPHRSETFKLSSDPLFVDKVQDIVGLYMSPPNRAVVLCVDEKSQIQALDREQPVLPMAPGVAERRTHTYVRNGTTSLFAALDVATGAVIGQCYKRHRATEFLDFLKRIDAEMPKGPDVHLVMDNYATHKTPRIKAWLARRPHWHVHFTPTSASWINQVERWFAELTRKQLQRGVHRSTAELEADIEAFITTHNENPKPYRWVKSADQILASVKRFCQKTMSRTSDSGD; encoded by the coding sequence ATGGTGGGCAGGCGAGCAGACATCGTGGTCCTGAGTGACGGGGATAGGAATTTCCTTGAATCTCAGGTGCGTCGGCATACAGCACCTCGCTCGCTGTCGGATCGATGCCGGATAGTCCTGTTGTGTGCAGAGGGCCTGGAGAGCAAGGATGTTGCCGAACGCCTCGGTGTCCACGAACATACGGTTGGCAAATGGCGTCGCCGGTTCGCGCGGGATGGCATTGACGGGCTGACTGACGAATATCGCGCAGGTCGGCCACGAACCGTCTCTGACGCGCAGGTCGCCGAAGTCATCGAACGTACGTTGAACACCACTCCGAAGGATGCCACGCACTGGTCTATCCGCTCGATGGCAGCCGACAGCGGGCTGTCGCACACCACCATCCGTCGGATCTGGACCGCATTTGGTTTACAGCCGCATCGCTCGGAGACATTCAAGCTGTCTTCCGATCCGCTGTTCGTCGACAAGGTGCAGGACATTGTCGGCCTGTATATGTCGCCGCCAAACCGGGCTGTCGTGCTATGCGTGGATGAGAAATCGCAAATCCAGGCGCTGGATCGCGAGCAGCCGGTTCTGCCCATGGCGCCGGGCGTAGCCGAGCGGCGCACCCATACCTATGTCCGCAACGGCACGACATCCCTGTTCGCCGCGCTCGACGTTGCGACTGGCGCGGTGATCGGCCAGTGCTACAAACGTCACCGGGCGACCGAATTCCTCGACTTCTTGAAGCGGATTGACGCCGAGATGCCCAAAGGGCCGGACGTGCATCTGGTGATGGACAACTATGCGACCCACAAGACGCCGAGGATCAAGGCCTGGCTCGCACGCCGCCCGCACTGGCATGTTCACTTCACGCCAACGTCCGCCTCCTGGATCAATCAGGTCGAGCGGTGGTTTGCAGAGCTGACGCGCAAGCAGTTGCAACGCGGCGTTCATCGTTCCACCGCAGAGCTGGAGGCCGACATCGAAGCGTTCATTACAACGCACAACGAGAATCCAAAGCCATACAGATGGGTGAAATCCGCCGACCAAATCCTCGCCTCGGTCAAGCGATTCTGCCAAAAAACAATGAGCCGAACTTCAGATTCGGGTGACTAG
- a CDS encoding TetR/AcrR family transcriptional regulator: MDAIFEATIQVLSSDGLIGLNTTRVSRRAGVSVGTLYQYYPNKQALLFAMLERHLAVLAAAIERACDENLNARAEELAEAVVKAYLQAQMAQAEVSPALYRISLELDARALIDMATRRSVKAVGAALSSASDAQFADPDLVAQTLTAALYGMVPAFCHRVLAPADGREAEKQLIIEFRSYLGAHQSEVSGS, encoded by the coding sequence GTGGACGCGATTTTCGAAGCAACCATTCAGGTTTTGTCGAGCGATGGACTGATCGGACTGAACACCACACGCGTGTCGCGCCGAGCAGGTGTTTCGGTTGGCACTCTCTATCAATATTACCCAAACAAGCAGGCGTTGCTGTTCGCGATGCTGGAGCGACATCTCGCGGTGCTGGCAGCAGCAATTGAAAGAGCATGCGACGAAAACCTCAACGCCAGAGCTGAGGAGCTCGCCGAGGCTGTGGTGAAGGCTTATCTTCAGGCGCAGATGGCGCAGGCAGAGGTCTCTCCGGCCCTTTATCGCATTTCCTTGGAACTCGATGCTCGCGCGTTAATCGACATGGCGACTCGACGAAGTGTGAAAGCAGTCGGAGCAGCGCTGTCGAGTGCGAGTGACGCCCAGTTTGCCGATCCGGATCTGGTCGCTCAAACCCTGACCGCGGCGCTTTACGGAATGGTTCCGGCCTTCTGTCACCGGGTATTGGCCCCCGCCGATGGTAGGGAAGCTGAAAAACAGCTCATAATTGAGTTTCGCTCTTATCTCGGCGCGCACCAGAGCGAAGTTTCAGGAAGCTAA
- a CDS encoding aminotransferase class V-fold PLP-dependent enzyme, translated as MSVMADMVDVSASEDAWKSVRDQYPAQEPLLNLNNAAVSPPPLVVEEAMIDAYRFISRNPDYNMWSKLDTALPGIKRDLAELIDCSPDEIALNRNSSEGLSTAIFGIPLDRGDQVIISDWDYPSVREGWFQRVQRDGVEVVNCVFDLLDGNDDIVEAYVNLMTPRTRVLQLTHMYHWNGRVLHIKRLCEIARERNIITVVDGAQTFAQMPVSFRQLGCDFFITSLHKWLGAPVGNGMLVVNRRHIDQTWPLLAPFDQPTIGIDKFDHWNLGTYNSAIQSGIAPAIHFHKQIRAARMHARLRELTRYWIGLARNIPGFRLHTPIDTDELGAIGLFSIDGMDMRRLESDLRETCRVHVKYRKVKNIEGLRVSPHIYMMKSDLDIFVSALRDALSVSAIRPI; from the coding sequence ATGAGTGTTATGGCTGATATGGTGGACGTGAGCGCAAGCGAGGACGCGTGGAAGAGCGTTCGCGATCAATACCCTGCGCAGGAACCGCTTTTGAACCTGAACAACGCGGCAGTGAGCCCTCCACCTCTTGTGGTCGAAGAAGCAATGATCGACGCCTACCGGTTCATCAGCCGCAATCCCGATTACAATATGTGGAGCAAGCTCGACACAGCATTGCCCGGCATAAAGCGCGATTTGGCAGAACTGATTGATTGTTCGCCCGACGAAATCGCCCTAAACCGCAATTCATCGGAAGGTCTCTCGACAGCGATCTTTGGGATACCGCTCGACAGAGGTGACCAGGTAATTATTTCGGACTGGGACTACCCGAGTGTTCGCGAGGGATGGTTTCAACGGGTCCAGCGCGACGGTGTCGAGGTCGTCAATTGCGTTTTCGATCTGCTGGACGGCAACGACGATATCGTCGAGGCTTACGTTAATCTGATGACGCCGCGCACCCGCGTGCTGCAGCTGACGCATATGTATCATTGGAATGGCCGTGTTCTCCACATCAAACGCCTCTGCGAGATAGCGCGTGAGCGAAATATCATTACCGTCGTCGACGGCGCTCAGACATTCGCCCAGATGCCGGTCAGCTTTCGCCAACTCGGTTGCGACTTCTTTATCACCAGCCTTCACAAATGGTTGGGAGCGCCGGTCGGCAACGGGATGCTGGTCGTCAACCGCCGACATATCGACCAAACATGGCCCCTACTTGCGCCATTCGACCAACCGACCATCGGAATAGACAAGTTCGATCACTGGAACCTTGGCACTTACAACTCGGCGATACAAAGTGGAATTGCGCCGGCTATCCATTTCCATAAGCAGATTCGAGCAGCCAGGATGCATGCGAGGTTGCGTGAACTCACCCGATATTGGATCGGCCTTGCTCGCAATATTCCCGGCTTCAGGCTTCATACCCCAATTGACACGGACGAGCTGGGTGCAATAGGCCTGTTTTCTATCGACGGCATGGATATGAGGAGGCTCGAGAGCGACCTCCGGGAGACGTGCCGCGTCCATGTGAAATATCGCAAGGTCAAGAATATTGAGGGGCTGCGGGTTTCGCCGCACATCTACATGATGAAGAGCGATTTGGACATTTTCGTCAGCGCGTTGCGCGATGCCTTGTCCGTCTCGGCAATCCGCCCAATTTAG